One segment of Rosa chinensis cultivar Old Blush chromosome 6, RchiOBHm-V2, whole genome shotgun sequence DNA contains the following:
- the LOC112169812 gene encoding TMV resistance protein N yields the protein MAIQLGASSSFSSAFSTRSHTHDVFLSFRGEDTRSAFTGHLYWNLLQKGINTFIDDELTRGEEISQALLRAIEGSKLSLIVFSENYASSKWCLDELVHILECRRSKNQMVRPIFYNVEPSDVRNQRGTFGEALAQYERRFKGDMDMVLRWRAALSEAANLSGWHFSGGYEYEFIGKIVEEISAQVKEPTYLDMPKCQVGLDSRVKHILKMLDVEGSDVRMVGIWGIGGIGKTTIAKAVYNTIAHKFDGSCFLANVREYSDQHGGLVDLQNTLLSTIVRQKELKINNVHEGNTLLRRTLRYKRVLLVLDDVNKLDQLRALAGASDWFGCGSIIIITTRDKRLLTAHEVNPIYKATELDDHEGCELFKLYAFKKKKNHDDDEKLWISTIVRYAHGIPLALVVLGSHLYGRPIHEWQVMLDGYKRNHPKDIRDTLKVSYDGLEETVKEVFLDIACFFKGRNTRVVIHILEDCDRNNPKHSIEVLEEKALINVDEYGCVSMHDLLEEMGKAIARQESTKLGERSRLWHHKDVLDVLTKNMGTSKTEGIVIKMPIADEICLNPKCFKKMRNLKIFININGRFCGKVDYYPNQLRLLEWRDCPLKFFPRNFNMKNLIQLNMPRSCISRFESMENLKSLNLSGCKFLAQSPDLSGSPNLEFLDLSNCKSLKKAHPSVGSLKKLVDLNLKGCSNLVRLPGEVNWRSLRSINLDYCTRLESFPEIEGEMKYMTSLILRDTGIKALPSSIGYLINLKHLWLEDCGNLTDLPCGIYELQKLASVSFSDCPKLVRFPNKVESEVLPTYSKVSHDNRDSLSKRNRWSDEGSSLEPEPDTEFNSALPWLHEFLAYRCNLSNIDFLASLDCASTLYELDLSESTIVILPECIINKFVNLSRLSLIGCTRLVEIPELPPRIRRLDVRDCVSLERISKLSNILERKESQMMAMDLTNCWRLCQNLVEMANKDDDDEVHADLFSRLLSSQQSKFTITFPVPRSEVPKWFSCQMDFMGHRRFEFYIETLANFKWDNAGLALCVALDQNLQHTLPWTDFKVYIHINEVSVSTLPHQWVHSGEWDHVWLHYVPFLEMWRFGYMRPLPPFTCRVIIYQYHLSKPIKSCGVHLVMPPNEDVSMKLIRAENLTSELSHDELQKDFWDNYRPKQRMLLQDCKELSTDAQLENEKL from the exons ATGGCCATCCAATTgggagcttcttcttctttctcctctGCTTTTTCCACCCGTTCACACACACACGATGTGTTTCTGAGTTTCAGAGGCGAGGATACTCGCTCTGCTTTCACAGGCCATTTGTACTGGAATTTGCTTCAGAAGGGAATCAACACCTTCATAGATGATGAGCTTACAAGAGGAGAGGAAATATCACAAGCACTTCTCCGAGCCATTGAAGGATCAAAGCTCTCTCTCATTGTGTTCTCTGAAAACTATGCATCCTCCAAGTGGTGTTTGGATGAACTAGTTCATATCCTTGAATGTAGAAGATCAAAGAACCAAATGGTTCGGCCAATCTTTTACAACGTGGAACCCTCGGACGTAAGAAACCAACGAGGTACATTTGGTGAGGCACTTGCACAGTATGAACGCAGATTCAAAGGTGACATGGACATGGTGTTAAGGTGGAGAGCAGCTCTTTCAGAAGCAGCAAATCTATCTGGGTGGCATTTCTCGGGCGG ATATGAATATGAATTTATTGGTAAAATTGTTGAAGAGATTTCTGCACAAGTAAAAGAACCTACCTATTTGGATATGCCAAAGTGCCAAGTTGGGCTAGACTCTCGGGTAAAACATATACTTAAAATGTTAGATGTTGAAGGAAGTGATGTACGCATGGTAGGAATATGGGGAATTGGCGGAATAGGCAAAACAACAATTGCCAAAGCTGTTTACAATACAATTGCCCATAAGTTTGATGGTAGctgctttttggcaaatgtTAGAGAATATTCAGACCAACATGGAGGTTTAGTCGACCTACAAAATACTCTTCTCTCTACCATTGTGCGGCAgaaagaattgaaaataaacAATGTTCATGAAGGAAACACTTTGTTGCGTAGAACGTTGAGATATAAAAGGGTTCTCttagttcttgatgatgtgaataaATTAGACCAGCTACGTGCATTAGCCGGAGCATCAGATTGGTTTGGTTGTGGCAGCATAATTatcataacaacaagagataaGCGTTTGTTGACTGCTCACGAAGTCAATCCTATATACAAGGCCACGGAACTGGATGATCACGAAGGTTGTGAGCTCTTCAAGTTATATgccttcaagaaaaagaaaaatcatgatgatgatgagaaaCTCTGGATTAGCACTATTGTTAGATATGCTCATGGCATTCCGTTAGCCCTGGTAGTTTTGGGTTCACATCTATATGGTAGACCTATACATGAATGGCAAGTTATGTTAGATGGTTATAAAAGAAATCATCCCAAAGACATTCGAGATACTCTCAAAGTCAGTTATGATGGACTGGAAGAAACAGTGAAAGAAGTTTTCCTCGACATTGCTTGTTTCTTCAAAGGTAGGAATACAAGGGTTGTGATACATATACTAGAAGATTGTGACCGCAACAACCCCAAGCATAGTATTGAAGTTCTCGAAGAAAAGGCACTCATAAATGTTGATGAATATGGTTGTGTTTCCATGCATGATTTGCTAGAAGAGATGGGAAAAGCTATAGCTCGGCAAGAGTCTACAAAGCTTGGTGAGCGAAGCAGATTGTGGCATCATAAGGATGTGCTTGATGTTCTAACAAAAAACATG ggaaCAAGCAAAACTGAAGGTATAGTGATAAAAATGCCTATAGCAGATGAGATATGCTTGAATCCTAAATGCTTCAAAAAGATGAGAAATCTTAAAATTTTCATAAACATCAATGGACGGTTTTGTGGAAAGGTTGATTATTATCCGAATCAGTTGCGGTTACTTGAATGGCGTGATTGTCCGCTAAAATTTTTTCCCCGCAATTTTAACATGAAGAATCTAATTCAACTTAATATGCCTCGTAGTTGCATCTCACGTTTCGAg AGTATGGAAAATCTGAAATCCTTAAATTTGAGTGGATGTAAATTCCTAGCACAAAGCCCAGACCTGTCTGGAAGCCCAAACTTAGAGTTCCTGGATCTAAGCAATTGTAAAAGTTTAAAGAAGGCTCACCCTTCGGTTGGATCCCTCAAAAAGCTTGTTGACCTGAATCTTAAAGGATGCTCTAACCTTGTGAGGCTACCAGGAGAAGTCAACTGGAGATCCCTCCGATCCATTAATCTCGACTACTGCACAAGGCTGGAGAGTTTCCCTGAAATTGAGGGAGAGATGAAATACATGACATCCTTGATACTTCGGGACACTGGCATCAAAGCATTGCCTTCATCCATTGGATATCTAATTAACCTTAAACACTTGTGGTTAGAAGATTGTGGAAACCTCACAGATCTACCTTGCGGCATTTATGAATTGCAGAAGTTAGCGTCGGTTTCATTCTCCGATTGCCCAAAACTCGTAAGATTCCCAAATAAGGTGGAGTCTGAAGTGCTTCCAACTTACTCAAAGGTTTCACATGACAACCGTGACTCTTTATCGAAAAGAAACAGATGGAGTGATGAAGGCAGTTCATTGGAGCCAGAGCCAGACACTGAATTCAATTCGGCGCTTCCTTGGCTACATGAATTCCTCGCGTATCGATGCAATTTATCTAATATTGATTTCCTCGCGTCCCTTGATTGTGCATCCActttatatgaacttgatttatCAGAAAGCACCATTGTTATCCTTCCCGAATGCATCATCAACAAATTTGTCAACTTGTCGAGACTCTCTTTGATCGGTTGCACGCGGCTCGTAGAAATTCCAGAGCTTCCACCAAGGATTCGCCGGTTGGATGTGAGGGATTGCGTATCATTGGAAAGAATTTCGAAGCTGTCAAACATTTTGGAGCGTAAAGAATCACAAATGATGGCGATGGACTTGACTAATTGCTGGAGACTCTGTCAAAATTTGGTTGAGATGGCAaacaaggatgatgatgatgaagtgcACGCTGATCTCTTCTCTCGACTCCTATCTTCTCAGCAATCCAAATTCACAATTACATTTCCAGTTCCAAGAAGCGAGGTTCCAAAGTGGTTCAGCTGTCAAATGGATTTCATGGGGCATCGACGGTTTGAATTTTATATCGAAACACTTGCAAATTTCAAATGGGACAACGCAGGATTGGCTCTCTGTGTTGCTCTTGATCAAAACCTGCAACATACTCTGCCTTGGACTGATTTTAAGGTCTATATTCACATCAATGAAGTAAGTGTTTCAACTCTACCCCACCAGTGGGTTCATTCAGGAGAGTGGGATCATGTGTGGCTGCACTATGTTCCCTTCCTTGAAATGTGGCGATTTGGTTATATGCGTCCGTTGCCCCCTTTTACATGTCGAGTCATTATTTATCAATATCACCTCTCTAAGCCCATAAAAAGCTGTGGTGTCCACCTTGTAATGCCACCCAATGAAGACGTTTCTATGAAGCTAATCCGTGCAGAGAACCTCACCAGTGAACTTTCTCATGATGAACTTCAAAAG GACTTCTGGGACAATTATCGTCCCAAACAGAGGATGCTATTGCAGGACTGCAAAGAATTATCTACTGATGCACAACTGGAGAACGAAAAGCTGTAA